A genome region from candidate division KSB1 bacterium includes the following:
- a CDS encoding nitrous oxide-stimulated promoter family protein — protein MPERRLQQEWKTVKTMIAMYCRAHHQATSEPCTACLDLLKYAQTRLEHCPFSGDKPVCSKCAVHCYSSKRREQIKRVMRYSGPRMMFTHPILAVRHVLRSINQKH, from the coding sequence TTGCCGGAACGCCGACTGCAGCAGGAATGGAAAACCGTGAAAACAATGATCGCGATGTACTGCCGGGCGCATCACCAGGCAACCTCGGAACCGTGCACAGCGTGTCTGGATCTGCTAAAATACGCACAGACCAGACTGGAGCATTGTCCGTTTTCCGGTGATAAACCGGTTTGTTCCAAATGTGCGGTACACTGTTACAGTTCAAAACGCCGGGAGCAGATTAAACGTGTCATGCGCTATTCCGGTCCACGGATGATGTTTACCCATCCGATACTGGCTGTTCGACATGTGCTGCGTTCTATCAACCAAAAACATTGA
- a CDS encoding NapC/NirT family cytochrome c, giving the protein MWNKYRYFLRGVSINWVGKLGVILTTATFISFLVFESAHTLGFIRNAYFGLITYLAFPVLFVLGLLLIPIGWIKYRNSAGKSTKELLSDQFNQQDLAPQPVGARLIRFVAFFTVINILVLTFATLRMLHFMDQSSFCGTACHRVMNPEWVTYQRSPHARVSCVECHVGEGLDALIASKLNGIRQMYLAAFNLYNQPIPTPVHTLRPARETCEKCHWPQKFYGKRLITRAHYQKDSLSTPQYTTLSVKIDAGRPGHDPGAHWHIDEKNQVLYTSIGDERREMLTVKALLSDGDTRVYTNVRRKSRHETENEFRSMDCIDCHNRATHIYKDPDRAVDAAIRSGEINRKIPFIKRQALSAITPSYASKAAAMQGIENELFGYYQRHYPDAARTYRPDLEQAVTVLQDIYRVNRHHHMNISWGAYPSHAGHKRDLGCFRCHNENMRTESGESMRHDCTLCHSILAMDSETPLSFVRPVVDSTRDAPMHRYLRDEFFKSQY; this is encoded by the coding sequence ATGTGGAACAAATACAGGTACTTTTTGCGCGGCGTCTCTATCAATTGGGTCGGGAAACTGGGCGTTATCCTGACGACGGCTACCTTCATTTCCTTTCTTGTCTTTGAGTCCGCCCACACGCTGGGATTTATCCGCAACGCCTATTTCGGGCTGATCACGTATTTGGCGTTTCCGGTGTTGTTTGTGCTGGGACTCTTACTCATCCCGATCGGCTGGATCAAGTATAGAAACAGCGCCGGCAAGTCCACCAAAGAACTGCTCAGCGATCAGTTCAATCAACAGGATCTGGCGCCGCAGCCGGTCGGCGCCCGACTGATCCGGTTTGTGGCTTTTTTTACGGTCATCAATATTCTGGTCTTGACTTTTGCCACCCTTCGTATGCTGCATTTTATGGATCAGTCGAGTTTTTGCGGCACCGCCTGTCACCGCGTGATGAATCCCGAGTGGGTTACCTATCAGCGGTCCCCGCATGCCCGGGTATCCTGTGTGGAATGTCATGTCGGCGAGGGGCTGGATGCTTTAATCGCCTCCAAGCTCAACGGCATTCGCCAGATGTATCTGGCGGCATTCAATCTCTACAATCAGCCCATTCCCACACCGGTGCACACCTTGCGGCCGGCGCGTGAAACCTGCGAGAAATGTCACTGGCCGCAAAAATTTTACGGCAAGCGGCTGATCACCCGCGCCCATTATCAAAAAGACAGTTTGTCCACACCGCAGTATACCACACTGAGCGTGAAAATCGATGCGGGCCGGCCGGGTCATGATCCGGGCGCTCACTGGCATATTGATGAAAAAAACCAGGTGTTGTATACCTCGATCGGGGATGAGCGCCGCGAAATGCTGACGGTCAAGGCCTTGCTGTCGGACGGTGATACCAGGGTTTACACCAATGTGCGCCGGAAATCCCGGCATGAAACTGAAAACGAATTTCGCAGCATGGACTGTATTGACTGTCACAACCGCGCCACTCATATTTACAAAGACCCGGACCGGGCCGTGGATGCAGCCATTCGCAGCGGCGAGATCAACCGAAAGATTCCTTTTATCAAGCGTCAGGCCCTGTCTGCCATCACCCCTTCCTACGCGTCCAAAGCGGCCGCCATGCAGGGAATTGAAAACGAACTCTTTGGCTATTATCAACGGCACTATCCGGATGCAGCGCGAACATACAGACCAGACCTTGAACAGGCGGTGACCGTACTGCAGGACATTTACCGCGTGAACCGGCATCACCACATGAACATATCATGGGGCGCCTATCCGAGTCATGCCGGACACAAACGCGATCTGGGCTGTTTCCGATGTCATAACGAGAATATGCGCACGGAAAGCGGCGAAAGCATGCGCCATGACTGCACTTTATGCCATTCGATTCTGGCTATGGACAGTGAGACACCGCTGAGTTTTGTCCGGCCAGTGGTCGACAGCACACGCGACGCGCCGATGCACCGATATTTGAGAGACGAGTTTTTCAAAAGCCAATACTGA
- a CDS encoding multiheme c-type cytochrome, with the protein MFCKRMFLILLLAAVGLSAAPDETVAGRCMTCHKKETTGLYNQWYESSHALHKVRCIDCHGANKNESDAFEHYDAYIATLVTPKDCGACHEQEADQVRQSYHAQAGKILESQDAYLAHVTAGNPVAIQGCESCHGTKVQLNPNTDNKLSHKSWPNSGIGRINPDGSLGSCNACHPRHSFSKAQARQPEACSKCHLGPDHPQKEVYEESKHGNTYYTNLEKMNLNDDQWVVGEDYFAAPTCATCHMSATSKQDYTHDVGDRLSWTLRPVISGKKDNWQTKREHMKDVCSTCHGSVFVDGHYTQMDATIRLYNDKFAKPALEIISLIKEKELMHNPASFSNDIEWTFWELWHHEGRRARHGSSMMGPDYTWWHGFYEVAQHFYFTFLPQARAYDDPEVNQTIDDLLENDPMHQWLGRSTEALKKEIGSGKMQQVYESYFEAQ; encoded by the coding sequence ATGTTTTGCAAAAGAATGTTTTTAATTTTGCTTTTGGCTGCAGTTGGCTTGTCGGCGGCGCCGGATGAAACGGTGGCCGGACGTTGTATGACCTGTCATAAAAAAGAAACAACAGGATTGTACAATCAATGGTATGAATCTTCACATGCCCTGCACAAGGTGCGCTGCATTGACTGTCACGGAGCGAATAAAAATGAATCGGATGCGTTTGAACATTATGACGCTTATATTGCCACGCTGGTGACACCCAAAGACTGCGGCGCCTGTCATGAACAGGAAGCGGATCAGGTGAGACAGTCTTATCACGCTCAGGCCGGAAAAATTCTGGAATCCCAGGACGCTTATCTGGCACATGTGACGGCTGGAAATCCGGTAGCCATTCAAGGGTGCGAAAGCTGTCATGGAACCAAGGTACAGCTAAATCCGAACACGGATAACAAGCTGTCGCACAAGTCCTGGCCCAATTCCGGGATCGGACGCATCAATCCGGATGGATCTCTGGGGTCCTGCAATGCCTGCCATCCCCGTCATTCCTTTTCCAAAGCCCAGGCGCGCCAGCCGGAGGCCTGCTCCAAATGTCATCTGGGTCCTGATCATCCGCAGAAAGAAGTCTATGAAGAATCCAAACATGGCAATACCTACTATACCAATCTGGAAAAAATGAATCTAAATGATGATCAATGGGTGGTGGGAGAAGATTATTTTGCCGCGCCCACCTGCGCCACATGTCACATGTCCGCTACCTCTAAACAGGATTATACGCATGATGTGGGCGACCGACTATCCTGGACATTGCGGCCTGTGATTTCCGGTAAAAAGGACAACTGGCAGACCAAACGGGAACATATGAAAGATGTGTGCTCGACTTGTCATGGTTCCGTATTTGTGGACGGGCACTATACGCAAATGGACGCCACAATCCGGCTGTATAACGATAAATTTGCCAAACCGGCTCTGGAGATTATTTCTCTGATCAAGGAAAAAGAGTTGATGCACAACCCGGCCTCGTTTTCCAATGATATCGAATGGACCTTCTGGGAATTGTGGCACCATGAAGGCCGTCGCGCCCGGCACGGATCCTCCATGATGGGACCGGATTACACCTGGTGGCACGGTTTTTACGAGGTCGCTCAGCATTTCTATTTCACGTTTCTGCCGCAGGCGCGTGCGTATGATGATCCGGAGGTGAATCAGACGATCGATGATCTGCTGGAGAATGATCCCATGCATCAATGGCTGGGGCGTTCAACAGAGGCGCTAAAAAAAGAGATCGGGTCCGGAAAAATGCAGCAGGTTTATGAATCTTATTTTGAGGCGCAATAA
- a CDS encoding type 1 glutamine amidotransferase, giving the protein MNRLHVIQHVPFEGPGKFSDWALSRGIQLTRTALYRSAELPDLDRVDMLLIMGGPMGVNDEDQYPWLPAERRYIESFLATGKPVIGVCLGAQLLAQALGARVYPHREKEIGWFPVSWTDQAVNIFQLKKNGSRVLHWHADTFDLPSGAIHLASSECCEQQGFLYKGQALALQFHMEATPFTVQSLVQNEAELVPGPFVQSANTILSKSDPCDAVNQQLFSILNHFYNE; this is encoded by the coding sequence TTGAACCGACTGCATGTGATTCAGCATGTACCGTTTGAAGGCCCCGGAAAATTTTCGGACTGGGCGCTATCGCGAGGTATTCAGTTGACACGTACAGCATTGTACCGGTCTGCTGAACTGCCGGATCTGGATCGGGTGGATATGCTGCTGATTATGGGAGGTCCGATGGGTGTAAATGATGAGGACCAGTATCCATGGCTACCCGCTGAACGGCGGTATATCGAATCTTTTCTTGCGACGGGCAAACCGGTTATCGGTGTCTGCCTGGGAGCGCAGCTGCTCGCCCAGGCGCTGGGGGCACGGGTTTATCCGCATCGCGAAAAAGAAATCGGCTGGTTTCCAGTCAGCTGGACAGATCAGGCTGTGAATATCTTTCAGTTGAAAAAAAACGGATCAAGAGTTTTGCATTGGCATGCCGATACTTTTGATCTGCCGAGCGGTGCGATTCATCTTGCTTCAAGTGAGTGTTGCGAGCAGCAGGGTTTTTTGTACAAGGGGCAGGCGCTGGCTTTGCAATTCCATATGGAAGCGACGCCGTTTACGGTGCAGAGTTTAGTGCAGAATGAAGCTGAGCTTGTGCCGGGGCCGTTTGTTCAATCGGCAAATACGATCCTGTCAAAGTCCGATCCGTGTGATGCAGTCAATCAGCAGTTATTTTCAATATTGAATCATTTTTATAACGAATAA
- a CDS encoding cupin domain-containing protein translates to MKTININNAEPMKNSHGIDAKRIYDTEHAQVVHIELAPGEQLKPHITPVDVFFYVLEGEGVVEIGDETQTVSKDTLIDSPQGIPHCWYNKSDQILRVLVGKVPRPTRKTRVL, encoded by the coding sequence ATGAAAACAATAAACATAAACAACGCGGAACCCATGAAAAATTCGCACGGGATTGACGCGAAACGCATCTATGATACAGAACATGCGCAGGTGGTACATATTGAACTGGCGCCGGGTGAGCAGTTAAAACCGCATATCACACCTGTTGATGTGTTTTTCTATGTTTTGGAAGGTGAGGGTGTGGTTGAAATCGGTGATGAAACACAAACCGTTTCAAAAGATACCCTGATTGACAGCCCGCAAGGAATACCGCATTGCTGGTACAATAAAAGTGATCAAATCTTGCGTGTTTTGGTTGGCAAGGTGCCGCGGCCCACACGAAAAACGCGTGTTTTATAG
- the hcp gene encoding hydroxylamine reductase: protein MFCYQCEQTKSGTGCDKIGVCGKSPEVADLQDILVYQLKGIGYLAHQARQYGRTDEKVNRFTVEALFTTVTNVDFDPERMLHWIQQAAEVRNQAAQLLRQAAKESRVEPNESLWPESATYNPANDESGLLQDAVTINGIGVLQEKDADIRSLQELLTYGLKGMAAYADHAAILGQQDDQVYAFFHEALSAMNDEKPMQDWLELNMRCGMTNVRTMELLDTGHTATLGHPEPTVVSTTIKPGPAIVVSGHDMLSMLKLLQQTEGKGINIYTHGEMLPAHGYPELKKFSHLSGHFGTAWQNQQKEFDGVPAAYLFNTNCIQKPKPSYRDQVFTSQLVAWPGVTHIENYDFSPVIDKALQLGGLTEEQPGGTLMTGFGHNAVMNVADNVVDAVKNGDIRHFFLVGGCDGAKPGRNYYTEFVEKTPEDTVVLTLACGKFRFNDKDLGEIGGLPRLMDVGQCNDAYSAIRIAQTLSEAFDTEINELPLSLVLSWYEQKAVVILLSLLALGIKGVRLGPTLPAFLTDNVLNVLVDQFDVKPVTTADEDLKAILG from the coding sequence ATGTTTTGTTATCAATGTGAACAAACCAAAAGTGGAACAGGATGCGATAAAATCGGAGTCTGCGGCAAGAGTCCCGAGGTTGCTGATCTGCAGGATATCCTCGTGTATCAGCTCAAGGGCATCGGATATCTGGCGCATCAGGCCCGGCAATACGGACGCACGGACGAAAAAGTCAATCGGTTTACGGTGGAAGCCCTGTTTACAACCGTGACCAATGTGGACTTTGATCCCGAACGCATGCTGCATTGGATTCAGCAGGCGGCTGAGGTTCGTAATCAGGCGGCGCAACTGCTGCGTCAGGCCGCAAAAGAGAGTCGGGTTGAACCGAATGAGAGTCTCTGGCCAGAGTCGGCAACATATAATCCGGCCAACGACGAGTCCGGTTTGCTGCAGGATGCAGTGACCATCAACGGGATTGGTGTGCTGCAGGAAAAAGATGCTGATATCCGTTCTCTGCAGGAGCTGCTGACCTATGGTCTGAAAGGCATGGCCGCCTATGCGGATCACGCCGCCATTCTGGGGCAGCAGGATGATCAAGTCTATGCCTTTTTCCATGAAGCGCTGTCGGCTATGAATGATGAAAAGCCGATGCAGGACTGGCTGGAATTGAACATGCGCTGCGGAATGACCAATGTGCGGACCATGGAATTGCTGGACACCGGACATACCGCAACATTGGGACATCCGGAACCCACCGTGGTGTCGACAACAATTAAACCGGGGCCTGCCATTGTGGTATCCGGTCATGATATGTTGAGTATGCTTAAGCTGCTGCAGCAGACCGAGGGCAAGGGGATTAACATTTACACGCACGGTGAGATGCTGCCTGCGCATGGCTATCCGGAATTGAAAAAGTTCAGTCATCTGTCCGGACATTTTGGAACCGCCTGGCAGAATCAGCAGAAAGAATTTGACGGTGTGCCGGCAGCCTATTTGTTCAATACGAACTGCATTCAAAAACCAAAACCGTCTTATAGGGATCAGGTGTTTACCAGTCAATTGGTTGCCTGGCCGGGCGTGACCCATATCGAAAATTATGATTTTTCACCGGTCATTGACAAAGCGCTGCAACTTGGCGGGTTGACGGAAGAACAGCCGGGCGGCACGCTCATGACCGGATTCGGCCATAATGCGGTCATGAATGTCGCTGACAACGTGGTCGATGCTGTGAAAAACGGCGATATTCGGCACTTTTTCCTGGTCGGCGGTTGTGACGGCGCCAAACCCGGACGTAATTATTACACAGAATTTGTGGAAAAAACGCCCGAGGATACGGTGGTGCTGACCCTGGCCTGCGGCAAATTCCGGTTTAATGACAAAGACCTGGGCGAAATCGGCGGGCTGCCGCGGTTGATGGATGTGGGTCAGTGCAATGACGCCTATTCCGCCATCCGTATCGCACAGACGCTGTCCGAGGCATTTGATACCGAAATCAATGAACTGCCCCTGTCTCTGGTGCTGTCCTGGTACGAACAGAAAGCGGTGGTTATACTGCTGTCACTGCTGGCCCTGGGAATCAAAGGTGTGCGTTTGGGTCCCACATTGCCCGCATTTTTGACGGATAACGTGTTGAATGTGCTGGTAGACCAGTTTGACGTCAAACCGGTAACCACGGCGGATGAAGACCTGAAAGCTATTTTGGGCTGA
- a CDS encoding 4Fe-4S dicluster domain-containing protein, which translates to MKRKIINIDEEKCNGCGLCIPGCPEGAIQLIDGKARLVSDRYCDGLGACLGHCPEGAITIEERDAETYDERNVMENVISQGENTIKAHLQHLREHGETDYLQEAVNVLKEKGMPVPDDRPEPVFSGCPGSQSMSFATQSNQAQQTKDSVPSQLTHWPVQLHLISPAAPHYKKSDLLLASDCSAFTAGDFHQSFLKDKTLAIACPKLDEGQNVYVEKIKALIEEAQINTLTVLMMQVPCCGGLLHMAQAAAEQATRHVPIKAIILGLQGDILREEWI; encoded by the coding sequence ATGAAACGAAAAATTATCAACATAGATGAAGAAAAATGCAATGGTTGCGGATTGTGCATTCCGGGTTGTCCGGAAGGCGCTATACAGCTGATCGACGGCAAAGCGCGGCTGGTCAGTGACCGTTATTGCGATGGTCTGGGCGCTTGTCTCGGACACTGTCCCGAAGGCGCCATAACCATCGAGGAGCGGGACGCGGAGACCTATGATGAACGCAACGTGATGGAAAATGTAATCTCACAGGGAGAAAATACAATCAAGGCACATTTGCAGCATTTGCGTGAGCATGGAGAAACCGACTATTTACAGGAGGCGGTTAACGTTCTCAAAGAAAAAGGCATGCCCGTTCCGGATGACAGGCCGGAACCCGTATTCAGCGGCTGCCCCGGCAGTCAGTCTATGTCTTTTGCAACGCAGAGCAATCAGGCGCAGCAAACGAAAGATTCTGTGCCCTCACAGTTAACCCACTGGCCGGTGCAGCTGCATTTGATTTCACCTGCGGCGCCGCATTACAAAAAATCGGATTTGCTGCTGGCGTCGGATTGCTCGGCATTTACTGCAGGTGATTTTCATCAATCTTTTCTCAAAGATAAAACACTTGCCATTGCCTGTCCGAAACTGGATGAAGGACAGAATGTATATGTTGAAAAAATCAAAGCATTAATAGAAGAAGCGCAAATCAATACACTCACGGTATTGATGATGCAGGTTCCCTGCTGCGGCGGGCTTTTGCACATGGCCCAGGCGGCTGCGGAACAGGCAACCCGTCACGTACCGATCAAGGCCATTATTCTCGGACTGCAAGGCGATATCCTGCGTGAGGAATGGATCTAA
- a CDS encoding Crp/Fnr family transcriptional regulator, with translation MEKNTEKQEIIFTEAEKGYALFCCIQGQIQLSKITADGREIVIKVIQPGEIFGEVILFESDLYPVTATALKPSRLYMIPKHQFLCLLEKQDFRNDFIALLMRKQRYLAEQIKYLTIHDVEDRFFRFIKEHYEGANRIKPELSKKDMAAAIGTTPETLSRLFNRLIKDKKIHWQGKWMVIDQP, from the coding sequence TTGGAAAAAAATACGGAAAAACAGGAAATCATATTCACGGAAGCAGAGAAAGGATATGCTCTATTCTGCTGTATTCAGGGTCAAATCCAATTAAGTAAAATCACAGCCGACGGCAGGGAAATTGTAATCAAAGTCATACAGCCGGGTGAAATTTTCGGTGAAGTCATTTTGTTCGAAAGCGACTTGTACCCGGTAACTGCGACCGCGTTAAAACCGAGCCGGCTTTATATGATCCCCAAACATCAATTTCTCTGTTTGCTGGAGAAACAGGATTTCCGCAATGATTTTATTGCCCTGCTGATGCGCAAGCAGCGTTATCTTGCGGAGCAAATTAAATATTTAACAATACACGATGTGGAAGACCGGTTTTTTCGCTTTATAAAAGAGCACTATGAAGGAGCCAACCGTATTAAACCCGAACTGAGTAAAAAGGATATGGCCGCGGCGATCGGAACCACCCCGGAAACCCTGTCCCGTTTATTCAATCGCCTGATAAAAGATAAAAAAATTCATTGGCAGGGGAAATGGATGGTCATTGATCAACCCTAG
- a CDS encoding HAD family hydrolase, whose product MENLLKYSAILFDLDDTLLRNNADRFVKHYFKTLTPCVSGYFEETEFISLMTGATQAVLSAKRGRRTLRQVFADYFERQSSVSFSTLEGIVKEYYHNDYLKIRQITHPVAGASAAVQAAAQLTSNLVLATVPIFPYAAIKERVRWAGLDSAMFSMITSYEIMHVSKPHPDYYLEICEKLDCRPSRCLMIGNDYQDDMSARVAGLETFLVNNYALGDAENGFAPHYSGSMAELLVFLRDSARVDQ is encoded by the coding sequence ATGGAAAATTTATTGAAATATTCAGCTATTTTATTTGATCTGGACGATACATTGTTGCGCAACAACGCGGACCGGTTTGTAAAACACTATTTTAAAACATTGACACCGTGTGTTTCTGGATACTTTGAAGAAACCGAATTTATTTCTCTGATGACAGGGGCGACCCAGGCGGTCCTGTCTGCAAAACGCGGGCGCCGGACCTTGCGCCAGGTCTTTGCTGATTATTTTGAACGGCAGTCCTCTGTTTCATTTTCAACGTTGGAGGGAATCGTTAAAGAATATTATCACAATGACTATTTAAAGATCAGACAAATCACGCATCCTGTTGCGGGAGCAAGCGCTGCTGTTCAAGCTGCAGCGCAATTGACATCAAATCTTGTTCTGGCCACGGTACCCATTTTCCCGTACGCCGCGATTAAAGAGCGCGTGCGCTGGGCGGGACTTGACAGTGCGATGTTTTCAATGATCACCAGTTATGAAATCATGCACGTGAGCAAACCGCATCCGGACTATTACCTGGAAATTTGCGAAAAACTCGATTGCAGGCCGAGCCGGTGCCTCATGATCGGAAATGATTATCAGGATGATATGTCGGCGCGCGTTGCAGGATTAGAGACATTTCTGGTCAATAATTATGCGCTTGGCGACGCAGAAAATGGATTTGCACCGCACTACTCGGGATCAATGGCCGAGCTGCTTGTTTTTTTGCGCGACAGCGCTAGGGTTGATCAATGA
- a CDS encoding DoxX family protein, which translates to MNFIHSIQTKVAIWAQRNGVRVARLALGVIFIWFGVLKYFPGLSPAEEVVRNTITFISPDLFIPVLATWEVVIGIGFLLGRPMWLILLLLALHMPGTFLPLVVTPDAVWTQFPYGLTLEGQYIIKNFAIISAALFIAGSLVSSEKNT; encoded by the coding sequence ATGAATTTTATACACAGCATTCAAACAAAAGTTGCAATATGGGCCCAGCGTAACGGTGTGAGGGTCGCAAGGCTGGCGCTTGGTGTTATTTTTATCTGGTTCGGCGTTTTGAAATATTTCCCCGGACTTTCACCGGCGGAAGAAGTGGTCAGGAATACAATTACCTTTATCAGTCCTGATCTGTTTATTCCCGTGCTTGCTACCTGGGAGGTTGTCATTGGAATCGGTTTTCTGTTGGGTCGCCCCATGTGGCTGATCCTGTTGTTGCTGGCGCTGCATATGCCGGGTACCTTCCTGCCCCTTGTGGTCACCCCGGATGCCGTATGGACACAGTTCCCCTATGGTTTGACGCTTGAAGGTCAGTATATTATTAAAAATTTTGCGATCATAAGCGCGGCCCTGTTCATTGCCGGCTCGTTAGTCTCAAGTGAAAAAAATACTTGA
- a CDS encoding Nif3-like dinuclear metal center hexameric protein encodes MKTVQRDDVIRYLNEYLEIENFQDFTPKGIHVEGKETVGKIVTGVSCNADLIDAAIEEKADMVIVHHGILWDKESHVVKGVLKGRLQKLLKHDITLLAYHLPLDAHRKIGNNAAAAQLLGMTHLEPFGGIGLRGRIHPVQLNEFVQLLKKIYSSEPLSFAYGPETIETIAVCSGGAQKLIAEALEMGVDAFVTGEVSEPVMHLAKEGKLHFFSMGHHASERLGIQRLGGLVAKKFDIIVSFVDIDNPV; translated from the coding sequence ATGAAGACAGTGCAACGTGATGATGTGATCCGCTATTTGAATGAATATCTTGAAATTGAAAATTTTCAGGATTTTACTCCCAAAGGTATCCATGTGGAAGGTAAGGAAACCGTCGGTAAAATCGTGACCGGAGTATCCTGTAATGCTGATTTAATTGATGCGGCGATCGAAGAAAAAGCGGATATGGTGATTGTGCATCATGGCATTCTCTGGGACAAAGAAAGCCATGTGGTCAAAGGCGTGCTCAAGGGGCGTCTGCAAAAACTGCTCAAGCACGATATTACATTGCTGGCGTATCATCTGCCTCTGGATGCCCATCGCAAAATCGGGAATAATGCGGCTGCAGCGCAATTGCTGGGCATGACTCACCTTGAACCGTTTGGCGGCATCGGACTCCGGGGACGGATTCATCCGGTTCAGCTGAATGAATTTGTTCAGCTTTTAAAAAAGATTTACTCATCAGAACCCTTGTCGTTTGCCTATGGCCCGGAAACCATTGAAACGATTGCGGTCTGTTCCGGCGGCGCGCAAAAGTTAATTGCAGAAGCGCTGGAAATGGGAGTGGATGCGTTTGTCACAGGCGAAGTTTCAGAACCTGTGATGCATCTTGCCAAGGAGGGAAAATTACATTTTTTTTCAATGGGCCATCACGCGTCAGAACGGCTTGGCATTCAGCGGCTTGGAGGTCTGGTCGCCAAAAAGTTTGATATTATAGTGTCATTTGTTGATATTGACAATCCGGTCTAA
- a CDS encoding nitroreductase family protein, with the protein MNLYQMIQKRRSVRQFKPAKLPYTILERIVDSGRLAPSARNWQPLEFIVVDDPDVVNSIFELTSWAGYLKNNQGRPAPGKEPTAYIVIVVRKDCQSKWIGHDVGAAVENMILTALEKDIASCWLGSIQREKAAHILNVPETHEIDSALALGYPDEKPVAVPLSDSIKYFKDKQEQLHVPKRSIKSVLHHNGFQYPEM; encoded by the coding sequence ATGAATTTGTATCAGATGATTCAAAAGCGCCGTTCTGTGCGGCAGTTCAAACCGGCCAAACTGCCCTATACTATTCTTGAACGTATTGTTGACAGCGGACGCCTCGCTCCCTCTGCGAGAAACTGGCAACCTCTGGAATTCATCGTGGTGGATGATCCTGATGTGGTAAATTCTATATTCGAATTGACGAGCTGGGCTGGATATTTAAAAAACAATCAAGGCCGACCGGCGCCGGGCAAAGAACCGACAGCTTATATCGTCATCGTGGTGCGCAAGGATTGTCAATCGAAATGGATCGGGCATGATGTGGGAGCCGCTGTTGAAAATATGATATTAACCGCATTGGAAAAAGATATCGCATCCTGCTGGCTGGGTTCAATACAACGGGAAAAGGCCGCTCATATTCTGAATGTACCGGAAACGCATGAAATTGATTCCGCCCTGGCCCTGGGTTATCCTGATGAAAAACCCGTAGCGGTACCGTTATCGGATTCGATCAAGTATTTCAAAGATAAACAAGAACAGCTTCACGTCCCGAAACGTTCAATAAAATCCGTACTGCATCATAATGGGTTCCAGTATCCGGAAATGTGA
- a CDS encoding PTS sugar transporter subunit IIA yields the protein MNLTDILSPDVIKIPLKGAEKNAVLEEMVDILHQAQKTDKRDDVLQAVQQRERIMSTGMGDGVAIPHAKSDGVETLTAALGITKQGVDFQAIDGKPVRIVFLLVGPNDQAGPHLKALSRISRLMHRKEFRQRLAKARNAEQILSAIEKEEQKHFSS from the coding sequence ATGAATTTAACCGACATTTTATCGCCCGATGTCATAAAAATCCCTCTTAAAGGTGCAGAAAAAAACGCAGTCCTCGAAGAAATGGTCGATATTCTGCACCAGGCTCAAAAAACCGACAAAAGAGATGATGTTCTTCAGGCGGTCCAGCAGCGGGAACGGATTATGAGTACCGGTATGGGAGATGGTGTCGCCATTCCGCATGCAAAATCAGATGGTGTTGAAACATTAACCGCTGCATTGGGGATCACCAAACAGGGCGTGGATTTTCAGGCCATAGACGGAAAACCTGTAAGAATCGTTTTTTTACTGGTAGGACCCAACGATCAGGCGGGGCCGCATCTAAAAGCACTCAGTCGCATATCGAGACTCATGCACCGAAAAGAGTTCAGACAGCGTCTGGCCAAAGCCCGGAATGCGGAGCAAATATTATCAGCGATCGAAAAGGAAGAACAAAAGCACTTTTCTTCCTGA